A genome region from Labrus mixtus chromosome 9, fLabMix1.1, whole genome shotgun sequence includes the following:
- the LOC132979833 gene encoding complement C1q-like protein 4, whose translation MRGFVLLCLLEAAFIQAKHYTWGGPGDTGNGAVDPNTENLCLVDQASCGCCLMQQQIHRMKEFFNMSLNELERELTKTKTVLNNVRASRSAFSVALTSQSKLECFGPHRDDKLIRYKHVFINLGEGYNVDTGVFSVPRSGVYSLAVTVYSDSGSPGNTLAACAGLLVNGLVVAGSREKNMQDQEDSATIVMAIHLKAGDKVAVNLPIGCFLCDDSSHYNTFTGFLLYATD comes from the exons ATGAGAG GTTTTGTATTGCTGTGCTTGCTGGAGGCGGCCTTTATCCAGGCCAAACATTATACCTGGGGTGGGCCTGGAGACACTGGCAATGGAGCTGTTGATCCCAACACAGAAAATT tgtgtcttGTGGACCAGGCCTCGTGTGGCTGCTGTCTGATGCAGCAGCAAATCCACAGGATGAAGGAATTCTTCAACATGAGCCTCAATGAGCTGGAGAGGGaactgacaaagacaaagacggTCCTCAATAATGTCAGAG ccagCCGCAGTGCCTTCTCTGTCGCCCTAACCAGTCAGAGCAAACTGGAATGCTTCGGCCCCCACCGCGACGACAAGCTCATCCGTTACAAACATGTCTTCATCAACCTGGGAGAAGGCTACAATGTGGACACAGGTGTCTTCAGCGTTCCCCGCTCTGGGGTCTACAGCCTCGCCGTCACCGTCTACAGCGACTCTGGTTCTCCTGGTAACACCTTGGCAGCCTGCGCGGGGCTACTGGTTAACGGACTGGTGGTGGCAGGGTCgagagagaaaaatatgcaaGACCAAGAGGACAGTGCCACCATCGTCATGGCCATCCACCTGAAGGCTGGGGACAAGGTGGCTGTCAACCTGCCCATTGGATGTTTCCTCTGCGATGACAGCAGCCATTATAACACTTTCACTGGTTTCCTGCTTTATGCTACTGACTAA
- the nudt8 gene encoding nucleoside diphosphate-linked moiety X motif 8 encodes MPVHMTHMLLKNSGNLGSGWSWQNRMFRGPQILAWSCPIRPLLILRESHLSALSEFTGPARDFKERRYERVCDSKEGSETVSPSVQQPLCSLNCETHQLRKASFKNLLSNAILSSAHHPSKFPASVNAKPVSESLKCSFVKDLDKNVKAVSSYPDCLVNTTCLRPRGRPWDICQPSLLLTNRSQCKLPHSNLYYRHHLVRPLSSCTRTQWLLNHSHNGPHPSVLKFDQDRALHQAAPHEADPWKYCLSLENERRCRQRLAPNLSLYDPDKIKIGQSQSKGKNQERWAAVLVSLCSVDGEPAFLFTLRSSMLKGRHKGDVSFAGGKSDPSDRDVVDTALREAREELGVTVPMERVWGTMKPLRDRSGMIIAPVLANLGPLEDLSFKPNPGEVEDIFTMSLSHLCNPQNRGYTNFRTGDKYGYTLPVFRNGKYRVWGLTAMALDYTLKLVVPR; translated from the exons ATGCCAGTTCACATGACTCACATGCTGCTTAAAAACTCAGGGAACCTGGGCTCAGGGTGGAGCTGGCAAAACAG GATGTTTCGGGGCCCTCAGATCCTGGCTTGGTCTTGCCCCATAAGACCTCTCCTGATACTGAGAGAATCCCACCTCTCTGCGTTGTCTGAGTTCACTGGACCCGCAAGAGACTTCAAGGAGAGGAGATATGAGAGGGTCTGTGACAGTAAGGAGGGGTCTGAGACTGTATCCCCTTCAGTGCAGCAGCCCTTATGTAGCCTGAACTGTGAAACTCATCAGCTGAGAAAAGCTTCATTTAAAAACCTCTTATCCAATGCTATTTTATCCAGCGCACACCACCCCTCTAAGTTTCCTGCATCTGTAAACGCCAAGCCAGTGTCTGAGTCTTTGAAATGCAGTTTTGTGAAAGATTTAGataaaaatgtcaaagctgTGAGCTCTTACCCAGACTGTTTGGTCAACACAACATGCCTTCGACCCCGGGGAAGGCCTTGGGACATTTGCCAACCTTCACTCCTTCTTACCAACAGGAGTCAGTGCAAACTTCCTCACAGCAATTTATATTACAGACATCACTTAGTTAGACCTTTAAGCTCGTGTACACGTACACAATGGCTATTGAACCACTCTCACAATGGACCGCACCCCTCCGTCCTCAAGTTTGACCAAGACAGAGCTCTTCATCAGGCGGCCCCTCATGAAGCAGATCCCTGGAAATATTGTCTATCCCTGGAGAATGAACGCAGGTGTCGACAGAGGCTGGCGCCCAACTTGAGTCTATACGATCCAGACAAGATAAAAATAGGACAAAGTCAAAGCAAGGGAAAGAACCAGGAGAGATGGGCTGCAGTCTTggtctccctctgctctgtcgACGGGGAGCCGGcttttctcttcactctgcGCTCCAGCATGCTGAAGGGCCGGCACAAAGGAGATGTCAG CTTTGCAGGAGGTAAGAGTGATCCGTCAGACAGAGATGTCGTGGACACAGCGTTGAGGGAAGCCAGGGAGGAGCTGGGCGTCACTGTGCCAATGGAGAGGGTCTGGGGCACCATGAAGCCTCTCAGGGACCGG TCGGGGATGATCATCGCTCCTGTGTTGGCTAACCTCGGCCCCTTAGAGGATTTATCCTTCAAACCAAATCCCGGAGAG GTGGAGGACATTTTCACCATGTCTTTGTCCCACCTGTGCAACCCTCAGAACCGAGGCTACACAAACTTTCGCACCGGTGACAAGTACGGCTACACTCTGCCAGTGTTTCGTAACGGGAAGTATCGAGTGTGGGGTCTCACGGCTATGGCCCTAGACTACACCCTGAAACTCGTTGTCCCTCGTTAG
- the ftr86 gene encoding finTRIM family, member 86: MASAWSEEETFICSICLDTLKNPATLSCGHSYCLACIHNHWDKRDSRGEYNCPQCRQVFNPRPSLAKSTVLVEAMEKLRTNSFKQSSFTAGSSAPPSMPIYIEVLPDRGPERQGSIYPQLPTMEPRPCPQHNRPMDLFCHEDMECVCEVCCQQGHKGHHVVKPHEERRERQKELVQMQADVQRRIRDTEKTLNVLPHVSRQHKALVQALQQESSDLFSELVKSVNQTGIQMGELLSTHEASLGSQVEGQINSLEQEVAQLHWKSEELNRLVGMQDHICFLKNFFTMELPGQTGATGEPNLSQDQAEVSSIRSAFKELQEAIQEQCKASVAKICSLLNQDHVAPTTNGTEAAAGGATAADNSGQCSARNTVYEMTTDPPPLPPPRSQGQESSPKSQSLRPASLHASAPPPPYLPPQPEAPPATKLGLANPDPKTRGELLKFRFEPTMDPNTVYRHAQLSDGGRNAKMRAENLNPPDHPERFDFWRQVVCTEPLAGSPYYWEVEWTGQKITIGVAHKEMERKGSGDTSRLGHNNLSWTLYWSGTGFSFWHDGKEKHLGSSKARRIGVYLDQHAGILAFYRIAKNQAELIHRHQTQFTGPLYPGFRFWAGVGTGVTICPLD, from the exons ATGGCCTCTGCCTGGTCTGAAGAGGAGACCTTTATCTGCTCAATATGCCTGGACACCCTGAAGAACCCAGCCACTCTGTCCTGTGGACATTCATACTGCTTGGCTTGTATCCACAACCACTGGGACAAAAGAGACAGCAGAGGTGAGTACAACTGCCCCCAGTGCAGGCAGGTCTTCAACCCTAGACCCTCACTGGCTAAGAGCACTGTGCTAGTGGAAGCTATGGAGAAACTGAGAACCAACAGCTTCAAGCAGAGCTCCTTCACCGCTGGGTCTTCTGCCCCACCATCAATGCCGATCTACATAGAGGTCCTACCAGACAGAGGGCCAGAACGACAGGGCAGCATTTACCCTCAGCTTCCCACAATGGAACCCAGGCCCTGCCCTCAACACAACCGACCCATGGACCTGTTTTGCCATGAAgacatggagtgtgtgtgtgaagtatgTTGCCAGCAAGGACACAAGGGACATCATGTGGTCAAACCGCatgaggaaaggagggagaggcAG AAAGAGCTTGTCCAAATGCAGGCTGACGTGCAGAGAAGAATCAGGGACACAGAAAAGACGCTTAATGTGCTTCCACATGTTTCCCGCCAACACAAG GCCTTGGTACAGGCTCTACAGCAAGAGAGCTCAGATTTGTTCTCAGAGCTTGTGAAGAGCGTGAATCAAACTGGAATCCAGATGGGTGAGCTCCTCAGCACCCATGAGGCCTCGCTGGGCAGCCAGGTAGAGGGGCAGATCAACAGCCTGGAGCAGGAGGTGGCTCAGCTGCACTGGAAGAGTGAAGAACTAAACAGGCTGGTGGGCATGCAGGACCACATCTGCTTCTTGAAG AATTTCTTCACCATGGAGCTGCCGGGTCAGACTGGTGCCACAGGAGAGCCAAACCTGAGTCAGGATCAAGCAGAGGTGTCCTCCATCCGCTCAGCCTTCAAAGAACTTCAAGAGGCAATACAGGAGCAATGCAAAGCAAGCGTGGCCAAGATCTGCAGCTTAT TGAATCAGGACCATGTGGCTCCAACAACCAACGgcacagaagcagcagcagggggcGCTACTGCAGCTGATAACAGTGGTCAGTGCAGTGCAAGAAACACAG TATATGAGATGACAACAGACCCTCCACCTTTGCCACCACCACGATCTCAGG GTCAGGAGTCGTCCCCCAAATCTCAGTCTCTGCGGCCTGCAAGTCTTCATG CTTCAGCCCCCCCTCCTCCGTACCTTCCTCCTCAACCTGAag CACCTCCTGCAACTAAACTGGGACTTGCTAATCCAGACCCAAAAACCAGAGGGGAACTGCTGAAAT TTCGCTTTGAACCCACCATGGACCCTAACACGGTGTACCGCCATGCGCAGCTGTCAGATGGAGGTCGCAATGCCAAAATGCGGGCAGAGAACCTGAACCCACCGGACCATCCAGAGCGCTTCGACTTTTGGAGACAAGTTGTCTGCACAGAGCCCCTCGCAGGGAGTCCTTACTACTGGGAGGTGGAGTGGACTGGCCAGAAG ATCACCATCGGCGTGGCCCACAAGGAGATGGAGCGTAAAGGCTCCGGTGACACAAGCCGTTTGGGCCACAATAATCTCTCCTGGACCTTGTACTGGTCCGGGACCGGCTTCTCCTTCTGGCACGAtggcaaagaaaaacatctgggCTCATCTAAGGCCCGACGAATCGGGGTATATCTGGACCAGCATGCAGGGATTCTAGCTTTTTACCGCATCGCCAAGAACCAGGCTGAACTCATCCACCGCCACCAGACCCAGTTCACAGGTCCGCTGTATCCAGGGTTCAGGTTCTGGGCAGGAGTAGGGACAGGAGTGACTATTTGTCCGTTGGATTAA
- the LOC132979834 gene encoding complement C1q-like protein 2, giving the protein MRAVVLLCLLHAAFGKLDGKKYSWTGPDHEMLWPVDSNQNHKCESNMLTCGCCLMQQQMWRMEEFFNYTFEAMNTELTIAKRTLNDTVSRSAFSVALSLDQGCFGPFDDSRIIIYQHAFFILGGSYSLSTGIFTVTCSGVYSLSVTIYGARVSGETMLACANLEVNGKVVSSLLESNGQDLEDSATVVLAINLTAGDEVAVILPKDCVLCDHNNYYNTFTGFLLYATA; this is encoded by the exons ATGAGAG CTGTAGTGCTGCTGTGTCTCCTCCACGCTGCTTTTGGCAAACTTGATGGTAAAAAATATTCCTGGACCGGACCTGATCACGAAATGCTCTGGCCAGTTGACTCCAACCAAAACCACA AGTGCGAGTCGAACATGTTGACGTGTGGCTGTTGCCTGATGCAGCAGCAGATGTGGAGGATGGAGGAGTTCTTCAACTACACCTTTGAAGCGATGAACACGGAGCTTACAATCGCAAAGAGGACCCTCAACGATACAG TCAGCCGCAGCGCCTTCTCAGTCGCTCTGAGCCTTGACCAAGGCTGCTTCGGCCCCTTCGATGACAGCAGGATCATCATCTACCAGCACGCCTTCTTCATCCTGGGAGGCAGCTACAGCTTGAGCACTGGTATCTTCACCGTTACCTGCTCCGGGGTCTACAGCCTCTCGGTCACCATCTACGGGGCTCGTGTTTCTGGGGAGACCATGTTGGCCTGCGCCAACCTGGAGGTCAACGGCAAAGTGGTGTCTTCCCTCCTGGAGAGTAATGGCCAGGACCTTGAAGACAGTGCCACAGTTGTTTTGGCCATAAATCTGACGGCCGGGGACGAGGTGGCCGTCATCTTGCCCAAAGATTGTGTCCTCTGTGACCATAACAACTACTATAACACGTTCACTGGTTTTCTGCTGTATGCTACGGCCTAG
- the cbln18 gene encoding cerebellin 18: MFVLPALFLLRSLFLCGHVEAQSSIHEIMKVAALKLDTPLTCDKWDCKCAFERQRSCCCGANDLYALEDYTFDRVKYLWEDISTLKYSVMGLTEGYKVSFKATMDSRLGPCFGPFNTDVPIPYSLVALNDGNGYNPSLGAFTAPRSGVYLFSFTVYSAVGSGERLYHQIQMKKNGVDIVGVWENNREDGEDSANQVAILDLQNGDQVYMELMSGRKLCDHLQYNIFTGYMVYPSTDDYYSR, translated from the exons ATGTTTGTATTACCAGCTTTGTTCCTGCTGAGGTCGCTGTTTCTCTGTGGCCATGTGGAGGCCCAGTCCAGCatccatgaaatcatgaaagtGGCCGCAT TGAAACTGGACACACCTCTGACCTGTGACAAGTGGGACTGCAAGTGTGCCTTCGAGCGCCAGCGTAGCTGCTGCTGTGGCGCCAATGATTTGTACGCTCTGGAGGACTATACCTTTGACAGGGTTAAATATTTGTGGGAGGATATCAGCACACTGAAGTACAGTGTAATGGGgctcacag AGGGATACAAGGTTTCCTTCAAGGCCACAATGGACTCAAGGCTCGGTCCCTGCTTTGGACCCTTCAACACTGATGTGCCAATCCCGTACTCCTTAGTTGCTCTTAACGATGGCAACGGATACAACCCTTCCTTGG GTGCCTTCACCGCTCCTCGTTCTGGCGTTTATCTCTTTTCCTTCACGGTCTACTCGGCTGTGGGGAGTGGGGAGCGCCTGTACCATCAA ATCCAGATGAAAAAGAATGGGGTCGATATAGTCGGTGTGTGGGAGAATAATCGAGAGGATGGAGAAGACAGTGCCAAtcag GTTGCCATACTTGATCTTCAGAACGGTGATCAGGTCTACATGGAGCTGATGTCCGGGAGGAAGCTCTGTGACCACCTGCAGTACAATATCTTCACTGGTTATATGGTGTACCCCAGCACTGATGACTACTATAGCAGATGA
- the LOC132979835 gene encoding complement C1q-like protein 2, with protein MRALILLCLLHSALGVRYSWHPETKEQRNECLEDQGSCGCCKTLREIERMGTYFNTRLTELEEEYEQTKQTFTDTKANRTAFSVALFEDGPFKCYGPFANEQPVIFKKVFLNLGNGYNPNNGTFIVPHSGVYSLAFTVYSDAGSPNSKLAACAKLLVNGEIIVGSTDINKHDQEDSSSNVLVLHLNRSDQVTLSLSPGCFLCDDGYHYNTFSAFLLYVPDCDREMY; from the exons ATGAGAG CTCTTATATTGCTGTGCCTACTTCACTCAGCTCTTGGTGTGAGATACTCCTGGCACCCAGAGACCAAAGAACAACGCAATG AGTGTTTGGAGGACCAGGGTTCTTGTGGCTGCTGTAAGACCCTCCGAGAGATCGAAAGGATGGGGACGTACTTTAACACGCGCCTGACTGAGTTGGAGGAGGAATAcgaacaaacaaagcaaactttCACCGACACGAAAG CTAACCGCACTGCCTTCTCCGTGGCTCTATTCGAGGATGGTCCGTTTAAGTGTTACGGTCCATTTGCTAACGAACAGCCTGTCATCTTCAAAAAGGTCTTCCTTAACTTGGGTAATGGCTACAATCCAAACAACGGTACCTTCATCGTGCCTCACTCTGGTGTCTACAGCCTCGCCTTCACCGTCTACAGCGATGCTGGTTCTCCTAATAGCAAGCTGGCTGCCTGTGCAAAACTGCTGGTTAACGGCGAGATCATCGTTGGGTCAACTGACATAAACAAACACGACCAAGAGGATAGTTCCTCTAATGTCTTAGTCCTCCACCTTAATCGCTCAGACCAGGTGACTTTGTCCCTTTCCCCTGGATGTTTCCTGTGCGATGACGGGTACCATTACAACACTTTCAGCGCGTTCCTGCTTTATGTGCCTGACTGCGACAGGGAGATGTactaa
- the mfrp gene encoding membrane frizzled-related protein — MSDLSQVAVYSDSSDIYKNVFCNPAFELEGEREERVEGFRTSSSTPEPIKPPTTNLAWGVFGVCAMRLRGPGCGWGVVVISAAALLLLTAIGLALALILTQIKGQEVEDQMLSTSPPDLQSAGDGASTLPTMPANRSQMDITASPHPARIPPSEKRCGGVLTDSEGSFSSPNHPGSYPPNLLCLWVIRVPPPSLVQIHVSSLTIEGPSPCLFDWLEVQEQREQSSVVTRFCGNVAPPTVNTNSSAVWVTFRSDGSITGSGFTAQYRAILPGHKSCSREEFMCDGGRCLLPVSVCDGHPNCQDQSDEANCSHKHKECGGQKTEPQGYLSSPNHPKPYPHQQFCIWYISVEEGNVITLSFRNFSLETQDVCEFDYVEVHDSADPGAGRVLGRFCGNTFPPELTSSGPHMTVLFVADEGVADSGFNATYQAVSVLDRTCGPSQFACSTGECLQQQWLCDGWNDCPDGADEQDCSNSTYPLFTSSCESIEVEMCQGLSYNLTSFPNIWLSIADQKEAATLLRAYQVLMELACFEPLRTLVCGMFLPQCSPQGGVLQPCRSVCSSAQQQCSHALDLFSFSWPFNCHLLPDSQDPMECSLP, encoded by the exons ATGTCTGACCTCAGCCAAGTTGCAGTGTACTCAGACTCTTCAGATATTTACAAG AATGTGTTTTGCAACCCTGCCTTTGAGCTGGAGGGGGAGCgagaggagagggtggagggatTCAGGACGTCATCATCCACCCCTGAACCAATCAAACCACCAACAACAA ACCTGGCCTGGGGTGTGTTCGGTGTGTGTGCGATGCGTCTGCGGGGCCCTGGTTGTGGATGGGGTGTTGTGGTGATCTCTGCCGCTGCCCTGCTCCTGTTGACAGCTATCGGACTGGCACTGGCCCTCATCCTCACAC AGATAAAAGGCCAGGAAGTGGAAGATCAGATGTTGTCCACCAGCCCTCCAGACCTGCAGAGTGCCGGAGATGGAGCGTCTACGTTACCCACAATGCCTGCTAACAGAAGTCAAATGGACATCACAGCTTCACCCCATCCTGCTAGGATCCCACCATCAGAAAAAC GTTGTGGAGGAGTTTTAACTGACTCAGAGGGAAGCTTCAGTTCTCCAAACCACCCCGGCTCCTACCCTCCAAACCTGCTGTGTCTGTGGGTGATCCGAGTCCCACCCCCCTCCCTGGTCCAGATCCATGTTTCCTCTCTGACCATAGAGGGGCCTTCTCCCTGTCTGTTCGACTGGCTCGAGGTGcaagagcagagggagcagaGCTCTGTGGTTACCAG GTTCTGTGGTAACGTAGCACCGCCAACagtcaacacaaacagcagcgcGGTGTGGGTCACCTTCCGCTCTGATGGCAGCATCACAGGCAGCGGCTTCACGGCGCAGTACAGGGCCATACTGCCTGGACACA AGAGCTGCTCCAGAGAAGAGTTCATGTGTGACGGTGGTCGCTGTCTGctgcctgtgtctgtgtgtgacggTCATCCAAACTGCCAGGACCAATCAGACGAGGCGAACTGCAGCCATAAACACAAAG AATGCGGCGGGCAGAAGACCGAGCCACAAGGCTACCTGTCAAGTCCAAACCACCCCAAGCCTTATCCTCACCAGCAG TTTTGCATATGGTACATATCCGTCGAGGAGGGGAACGTCATCACACTGAGCTTCAGGAACTTCAGCCTGGAGACTCAGGATGTGTGCGAGTTTGATTATGTGGAGGTGCACGACAGCGCCGATCCCGGAGCTGGAAGAGTCCTGGGAAG GTTTTGTGGTAACACCTTCCCTCCTGAGCTGACCTCCTCTGGGCCCCACATGACAGTGCTGTTTGTGGCTGATGAGGGAGTGGCAGACAGCGGCTTCAATGCAACATACCAGGCTGTGTCTGTGCTGGACA GGACGTGTGGTCCCAGCCAGTTTGCCTGCAGTACGGGGGAGTGTCTTCAGCAGCAGTGGTTATGTGATGGATGGAACGACTGCCCTGACGGAGCAGATGAACAGGACTGCAGCAACTCCACCTACCCTCTGTTCA CTTCTTCGTGCGAGTCGATAGAGGTGGAGATGTGTCAAGGCCTCAGCTACAACCTCACCTCATTCCCAAACATCTGGCTATCTATTGCTGACCAGAAGGAAGCTGCCACACTCCTGCGAGCATACCAG GTGCTGATGGAGCTGGCTTGTTTCGAGCCCTTGCGGACGCTGGTGTGCGGGATGTTTCTGCCCCAGTGCAGCCCTCAGGGCGGCGTCCTCCAACCGTGCCGCTCTGTCTGCTCCTCGGCTCAGCAGCAATGTAGCCACGCGCTGGATCTCTTCTCCTTCAGCTGGCCCTTCAACTGTCACCTCCTGCCCGACTCACAGGACCCCATGGAGTGCTCGCTGCCTTAG